The DNA sequence ACCTCAACCGACCATTCCCATGTTAAAAAATATTTTGGGGCTGCTAGCCCTGCTGGCATTGCCTTTTTCGATGCAAGCACAGACCTGCTCCGACAACATCGCTCCCGGACACGGCGGTTTCGAATCCCCTCTCAATACCATCGGCTGGTCGCTCTGGGACGGCGGCGCCAATGCTTCGTCCATGAACATCACCACTGCGGAGGCACATCATGGCGACCAAAGCGTGCATATTTCGGTACCGGGTACCAATTCCTACACCGATTTCCATCATCGATTCACGGTCTTCACGATCGACGAAGACAGCACCTACCAGTTGAGTTTCTGGGTCAAATCCAATGCCTCCGACAGCATACAGTTGCAAGCGCGCGTGGTTCGGGACACCGATTGGCAGACCCACTGGCTCGAGCAGATGGCCATTGCTTCGGGGGATTGGACACAATTTGCGTACACCTTCACCGCCTACGAGACGTGGAATGTCGCCTTTTTGGAATTCAAATTCACCCATCATCTCGCCAGCGGCAGTTATGAAGTGTGGATGGATGAAGTCGAGCTTTGCAAGATTCCCGGCGCAATCACGAATATCGATGGCGATTTGGCTTCCGGCGTTCGACTATATCCCAATCCCGTGCACAACGGTCGCCTGTCCATCGAGCTTCCGGCATCCCACCCGACGGAAAAACTCCAGCTTCGCGACATGCAAGGCCGCGTCCTCCGCACTTGGCATCCCAAGGCCCAGTCTCCTCAAGTCTTGGACTGCACAAGTATCCCAAATGGGATTTACCTGTTAGAAATTATTTCAGGCAATGCAATCATGCGAGAACGCGTGGAGATTCGAGGATAATTAGGGCGTGCCCGGCGTGCTTGAATTTAAGAGGGCGATTGGCATAGAAGTCGCCGGTCGGTCCCTTCCGTGCTCGCTGGTCGCTCGGTCTCGGATCTGTGGGCGATATATCGCCGCCCACAGATCCGAGACTCCGCCTGCCGGCGGCCACTCCAGGCACCTCACGCACCCACCAGCCAGCCGCACTTTTTGCTAGATCTTTTGACGGGAGCCTCATCAGGGAATGAAATTCCCCACCTGTAACATACCGGGCCTACAGCCCCTGCATATTGTGAGCGCTGTAGGCGCGACATCCCACAGGCAAGGGGTTCCAACCCTTGGCTATGGCCCGGCGGGTGAAACCCAATTCCGAGTCCACTCCCCCTTTGTGTCATTCTGAAAAATCTGAAGCCCGGGCCTGTGCGTTGGGGATTTATTCAGAATCTTGGGAGGAATGAATGTCCAGCGCCCCAAGATCCTGAATCGACCACCATCGCCGGAAGCCTCGGCTATGCGAAAAAAAAATGCCTCATCCCGCAAAATTTCGAAGCGGTGGCGTCGGTGGCCGGGAAATTTATGCGGGATCCCAAGCTTTGTGCATGCTGAGTCTTGTCTTTTGCCAAGCGCAGAACATCAGTCCACATTCAACATCCCCAAGCCCCGCACGTCATCCTCGGCGGCCATAGCCAAGGCCCCAGCGTCGGCGCCGATCGGGGATCTCCTGAGCGCGTGCATGCATGCCGGGCCTGCCCCACAGGCCCCCTTGGCGATCTCCTTGGATGCCATGCTAGCTAGGGGAGATTCCACCTCTGCCGCCGACGCGCGTAGGCCGTGGCCGATGGCAGGCTGGAATGACGTGATGGGGTGGGATGGAATCCTGCCCTGCGGATGCCGAGCCTGCCCCACAGGCCCCCTTGGCGATCTCCTTGGATGCCACGCTAGCTCGGGGAGATTCCACCTCTGCCACCTACGCGCGAAGGCCGTGGCCGATGGCAGGCTGGAATGACGTGATGGGGTGGGATGGAATCCTGCCCTGCGGATGCAAGCAGGAGCCGGATTACCCGCGTGCCGATGCACTGGCCGAAATCCGCCTCAGCGATCCCGGATAAATTCCGCCTCGCACACAGGCCACCGCGGGAATTTTCCGGGATGAGGCAATATGTTTGCTGAGTATTTGTACAAGCGCTGTAGGCGCGACATCCCACAACGTAGGGTTTCCAACCCTATGCTGTAAGCGCCAAACCAACCCATGACCATGCTATGCTCGGAATTTTCCCATATACTCGGAGGGGCTCATGCCAAATTCCTGCTTGAAGCGCTCACGGAAGTATTTCAGATCGGAGAAGCCCACTTGGTAGGTAACTTCGGCAACCGTGAATTGGAGCGATTGCAGGAGCTGGGCTGCGCGTTTGAGACGAATGTTACGGATGAGTTGATTAGGGGTCTGGCCGGTGAGCGCCTTGACTTTGCGGTAGACTTGCATGCGGCTCATGCCGATCTCCTTGCAGAGGAGTTCGACCGAAAAATGGGGCTCATCCATGTTGTCTTCCACGATTTTGCCGAGGTCCCGCAGGAAGATTTCATCCAGCGAGGTGACCGCCACTTCCGAGGGATTGAGTTCGAGCTTCCGGGCAAATTTCTCCTTGAGCCTGGCGCGGATGGCCAGCAGCCCACGAATTCGAGTCAGCAGCAGCTCCATGTGAAAGGGCTTGGTCACATAGTCGTCAGCCCCAGTTTCGTAGCCTTCCATCTGGTAAAGCAGGGAAGTGCGGGCGGTCAGCAAAATCACCGGGATATGGCAAGTCTCCATGCGGGATTTGATTTCGCGGCAGAGGGCAAGTCCATCCCTACGCGGCATGGCGATATCGCTCACCACGAGGTCGGGCGGATTCTGGAGAATCATCTCGAAAGCCTGTTCGCCATCCTCGGCCGTCATCACCTCATAATGCTCGGAAAGGGTATCTGCCAGCAGTTGGCGAATATCGGCGTTGTCCTCCACCACGCAGACTACAGGTAAATCAGCGGGGGCGCTAACCTCAGGAGCGGCGGTGGGTTCCTCTGCCGACTTCGGGTATTGACTGGGATCTTCGCTGCCTTTAAATGCCGTGAGCTTTTCGGCCTGGGCAAGGTGATTGGGCCCGAGCGGCAAATAGAACTGGAAAGTCGTCCCCATTCCCATTTGGGAGTCCACCCAGATTTCGCCGCTGTGTTGCTGGATGATTCGCTTGGCAAGCGTGAGTCCAACTCCAGAACCTTGCTGGGCATCTGAATTCCGACCCTGGAAAAAATGATCGAAAATCAACGGCAACTGGTGAGCTGCAATTCCGACCCCGGTATCCTTGACCTGTACCACTGCACGACCCGTTTCGGTCGATACCCTCACGGTGATTGTCCCGCCTGGCTGGGTGAATTTGATGGCATTGGACAGGAGATTGAACAGCACTTTCTCCATTTGATCGCGGTCAAACCACACGGGAATTCGATCGACGTCATGCTTCAGATTCAAGGTAATGTCTCGGTCCTCCGCCCATCCTTGGAAAGAGATAACGACCTCTTGGACGAATTTCACCAAATTCCCTTCAGCGACTTCGAGCTGCATGAGACCCGCTTCACTTTTGCGGAGGTCAAGGAGTTGGTTGATGAGGGTCAGGAGACGCTGCCCATTTTTGCGAATTCGCAGGAGGGATTCTCGATCTCGTCGTTTGCCTTCATGGTTTCGAATCAATTGCTCCAGCGGAGTCAGAATCAATGTCAGCGGCGTCCTCAGCTCGTGCGATACTTGGGTGAAAAACTGAAGTTTCATGCGGTTTACTTCTTCCAGTTTTTCCGTTTCCAAGCGCGCCATTTCGAGGCGGTTCTGGAGATTGGCCCGGATCAGGGTGAATCTCCGTACCCCATATAACGACGCCAAGAACGCCAAAAAATAAAGCACAAATGCCCAATGCGTCAGCCAAAACGGCGGTTCTACCCGAATCCCCATGCTCGCGATTTCCTCTGACCAAACGCCATCGCCATTCGCAGCCTTGACCTGAAAGATGTAGTTCCGATAGGGCAAATTGGTGTAATGCGCCATCCGCTGGGTGGCATCAACATACTGCCAATCTTCATCAAATCCTTCGAGCTTGTAGGCAAATTGCGTCTGTGAAGATTGAGAAAATTGCAGCGCGGTAAATCCAATGGCCAACACATCTTGTCGGTGATTGAGGCGGAGTTCAGGCGCCTGTAACATACTCTTGTCGAGTAGCACTTTGCCAAAGGAGGATTGGCCAATTTCCA is a window from the Pontibacter sp. G13 genome containing:
- a CDS encoding carbohydrate binding domain-containing protein — translated: MLKNILGLLALLALPFSMQAQTCSDNIAPGHGGFESPLNTIGWSLWDGGANASSMNITTAEAHHGDQSVHISVPGTNSYTDFHHRFTVFTIDEDSTYQLSFWVKSNASDSIQLQARVVRDTDWQTHWLEQMAIASGDWTQFAYTFTAYETWNVAFLEFKFTHHLASGSYEVWMDEVELCKIPGAITNIDGDLASGVRLYPNPVHNGRLSIELPASHPTEKLQLRDMQGRVLRTWHPKAQSPQVLDCTSIPNGIYLLEIISGNAIMRERVEIRG